One Cicer arietinum cultivar CDC Frontier isolate Library 1 chromosome 8, Cicar.CDCFrontier_v2.0, whole genome shotgun sequence DNA segment encodes these proteins:
- the LOC101505638 gene encoding 1-aminocyclopropane-1-carboxylate oxidase 1, with product MAIPVIDFSTLNGDKRGETLALLHDACKNWGCFLIENHEIEGKLMEKVKKTINSYYEENLKESFYQSEIVKRLEKKKNTSDIDWESAFFIWHRPTSNIRQIPNLSEELCQTMDEYIEKLVELAENLSELMSENLGLEKDYIKKAFSGSNGPAMGTKVAKYPECPYPELVRGLREHTDAGGIILLLQDDKIPGLEFFKDGKWIEIPPSKNNAIFVNTGDQIEVLSNGLYKSVVHRVMPDKNGSRLSVASFYNPIGDAIISPAPKLLYPSSYRYGDYLELYGKTKFGEKAPRFESIKNMANEH from the exons ATGGCAATTCCTGTGATAGATTTTAGCACTCTCAATGGTGACAAAAGGGGTGAAACTTTGGCCCTTTTGCATGATGCTTGTAAAAATTGGGGGTGCTTTCTG ATTGAGAACCATGAAATTGAGGGGAAACTGATGGAAAAGGTGAAAAAGACAATCAATAGTTACTATGAAGAAAATTTGAAGGAAAGTTTCTACCAATCTGAGATAGTAAAGAGATTGGAGAAAAAGAAGAACACCTCTGACATAGACTGGGAAAGTGCATTCTTCATTTGGCATCGTCCAACCTCTAACATTAGACAAATTCCAAACCTTTCTGAGGAGCTTTG CCAAACAATGGATGAATACATTGAAAAACTAGTTGAACTAGCAGAAAATTTATCAGAACTCATGAGTGAAAATCTTGGTTTAGAGAAAGATTACATAAAGAAAGCATTTTCAGGAAGTAATGGACCAGCTATGGGAACAAAAGTAGCAAAGTACCCTGAATGTCCATATCCAGAACTAGTGAGAGGACTAAGAGAGCACACAGATGCTGGTGGCATAAtcttattgcttcaagatgACAAAATCCCTGGTCTTGAATTCTTCAAAGATGGAAAGTGGATAGAGATACCACCTTCAAAAAACAATGCAATATTTGTCAACACTGGTGACCAAATTGAAGTTTTGAGCAATGGTTTGTACAAGAGTGTTGTCCATAGAGTTATGCCTGATAAGAATGGAAGTAGACTCTCTGTTGCTAGTTTCTATAATCCAATTGGTGATGCTATTATTTCTCCAGCTCCTAAACTTTTGTATCCAAGTAGTTATCGTTATGGAGATTATTTGGAGCTTTATGGAAAAACTAAGTTTGGTGAAAAGGCTCCTAGATTTGAATCCATTAAGAATATGGCTAATGAGCACTAG
- the LOC101506709 gene encoding cysteine proteinase COT44, with protein MLSFTIHTKNTAMKTTITLTLSFAVICNLWITASAYPAMHKNVSTDPEVMKKRYETWLKRHGRHYRNREEFEVRFDIYQSNVEFIEFYNSQNYSYKLTDNRFADLTNEEFKSTYLGYLPRLRVETEFMYHQHGDLPKNIDWRKKGAVTHVKDQGRCGSCWAFSAVAAVEGINKIKTGKLVSLSEQELIDCDTKSGNEGCEGGDMEIAFSYIKKHGGLDSSKDYPYEGTDGKCNKAKAEKHVVTINGYESVPAGNEKMLKAAVCYQPVSVATDAGGYAFQFYSKGIFSGSCGKDLNHGMTIVGYGEESGEKYWLVKNSWANDWGESGYVRMKRDITDKDGTCGIAMDATYPVKH; from the exons ATGCTATCATTCACCATACACACTAAGAACACAGCCATGAAGACAACTATAACACTAACATTAAGCTTTGCTGTCATATGCAATCTATGGATAACAGCAAGTGCATATCCTGCAATGCACAAAAATGTTTCAACTGATCCAGAAGTCATGAAGAAGAGGTATGAGACCTGGTTGAAACGGCACGGACGACATTACAGAAACAGAGAAGAATTTGAAGTTCGTTTCGACATTTACCAATCAAATGTTGAGTTTATAGAGTTCTACAACTCTCAAAACTATTCTTACAAGCTCACAGACAACAGGTTCGCAGATCTTACAAATGAAGAGTTCAAAAGCACCTATCTTGGTTATCTACCGCGGTTGCGTGTAGAGACAGAATTCATGTATCATCAACATGGTGATCTGCCAAAAAATATAGATTGGAGGAAGAAAGGTGCCGTTACACATGTCAAAGATCAAGGCCGTTGCG GAAGTTGTTGGGCGTTCTCAGCAGTGGCAGCTGTGGAAGGCATCAACAAGATAAAAACAGGAAAGTTGGTTTCTCTGTCAGAACAAGAGCTGATAGATTGTGATACTAAAAGCGGGAACGAAGGGTGCGAAGGTGGCGACATGGAAATAGCCTTCAGCTACATAAAAAAGCATGGAGGGCTGGACAGTTCTAAAGATTATCCTTATGAAGGAACAGATGGTAAATGTAATAAGGCAAAAGCTGAAAAGCATGTTGTAACAATAAACGGTTACGAAAGCGTACCTGCTGGCAACGAGAAAATGCTAAAAGCTGCAGTTTGTTATCAGCCTGTGTCAGTTGCAACTGACGCTGGAGGTTATGCATTTCAGTTTTATTCAAAAGGTATCTTCTCTGGAAGTTGTGGAAAGGATCTCAATCATGGGATGACAATAGTTGGGTATGGAGAAGAAAGTGGTGAAAAGTATTGGCTTGTCAAGAATTCATGGGCAAATGACTGGGGTGAATCTGGTTATGTTAGGATGAAGCGTGATATTACTGATAAAGATGGCACTTGCGGCATTGCCATGGATGCTACATACCCTGTCAAGCATTAA
- the LOC101507361 gene encoding PRA1 family protein F2-like, with amino-acid sequence MTTYGTISEDDDIPSNPNLLYVSQAKDRIQAGLGVTRPWKELIQSSHFKFPSSFYGTIQRINTNAKHFRANYVIIILFVLFLSLLGHPISLIILIVMMIAWLYLYFLRPTPLVILRFQIDERLVVISLLLITIGLLVLTDVTHNVVVGMCVALGVVLIHAVLRETEDLFTLDEDVGIVRGVREVIKVPLRQPGSSSFTLPP; translated from the coding sequence ATGACTACGTATGGAACAATCTCAGAAGACGACGACATTCCATCAAATCCAAACTTACTATACGTTTCGCAGGCCAAAGATCGCATCCAGGCTGGTCTAGGCGTAACAAGACCATGGAAAGAATTGATCCAATCTTCTCATTTCAAATTTCCATCTTCCTTCTACGGTACCATTCAAAGAATCAACACGAATGCCAAACACTTTCGCGCAAATTACGTGATCATCATATTGTTTGTTCTTTTCCTTAGCTTACTAGGACACCCCATTTCATTAATCATACTAATTGTGATGATGATTGCATGGTTGTACTTATATTTCCTAAGACCTACACCTTTAGTGATTTTGAGGTTTCAAATTGATGAGAGATTGGTGGTTATATCATTGTTGTTGATCACAATTGGTTTGCTTGTTCTAACGGATGTAACACATAATGTGGTAGTGGGTATGTGTGTTGCTTTAGGAGTTGTTTTGATCCATGCTGTGTTGAGAGAAACTGAGGATCTTTTCACTTTGGATGAAGATGTAGGGATTGTAAGGGGTGTTAGAGAGGTTATCAAAGTCCCTCTTAGACAACCTGGTTCCTCTTCTTTTACTTTGCCTCCTTAA
- the LOC101507042 gene encoding cytidine deaminase 1, with protein sequence MEEQRFVIEASEAKSMAQSLGLTLAQLLPTLVKSAQPLARVPISKFHVAAVGVGVSGRIFIGVNVEFPDLPFHHTIHAEQFLLTNLSLNKETHLQYFAVSAAPCGHCRQFLQEIRNASDIRLLITSESDPKFKSLSEFLSHPFGPHDLLPKHAPLLLEPRNNDLSFREIETQSNGYNESSISISKLKVAALEAANDSHAPYSESPSGVALLDSRGNVYKGSYMESAAYNPSVGPVQAAIVAFITGAGNGGGEYGELVEAVLVEKDDAVVKQEHTAKLLLSSISPHCRFNIFLCISNKKP encoded by the coding sequence ATGGAGGAACAGAGATTCGTTATAGAAGCATCAGAAGCAAAATCGATGGCCCAATCATTGGGCTTAACCCTAGCACAACTACTCCCCACCCTCGTCAAATCGGCCCAACCTCTGGCCCGTGTTCCCATCTCCAAATTCCACGTAGCCGCCGTCGGAGTCGGAGTTTCCGGCCGGATCTTCATCGGCGTCAACGTCGAATTCCCAGACCTTCCCTTTCACCACACAATCCACGCCGAACAGTTCCTCTTAACAAATCTCTCTCTCAACAAAGAGACACATCTTCAATATTTCGCCGTCTCCGCCGCACCTTGCGGCCATTGCCGTCAGTTCCTCCAAGAAATCCGCAACGCCTCCGATATTCGACTTCTCATAACCTCCGAATCCGATCCAAAATTCAAATCTCTCTCTGAATTCCTATCTCATCCTTTCGGTCCTCACGATCTTCTTCCTAAACACGCTCCTCTTCTCTTAGAGCCTCGCAACAACGATTTATCTTTTCGCGAAATTGAAACTCAATCCAACGGTTATAATGAATCTTCGATTTCGATTTCGAAGTTGAAGGTAGCGGCTCTGGAAGCTGCGAACGATTCTCATGCACCGTACAGTGAATCTCCTTCTGGTGTTGCTTTGTTGGATTCACGCGGTAATGTTTATAAAGGATCTTATATGGAATCTGCTGCTTATAATCCTAGTGTGGGACCGGTTCAGGCTGCTATTGTTGCGTTTATCACCGGTGCCGGAAATGGTGGCGGAGAGTATGGGGAATTGGTGGAAGCGGTGTTGGTGGAGAAAGATGATGCGGTGGTGAAACAGGAGCATACTGCTAAGTTGTTGCTTAGTTCAATTTCCCCTCACTGTCGTTTCAACATTTTCCTTTGCATTTCCaacaaaaaaccctaa
- the LOC101506378 gene encoding uncharacterized protein, producing the protein MILLTHLYQTCNIFMNMTNFVGLRLPLCYCSCSCSLLNNCSRVNKAPRRILLSFGASSFFSHFVPMSLSISGVKSFIASARITAGPSVDQILNNVQWPQHFPFKDQDFQRYDESSDSVFYEAPRFVTHIDDPAIAALTKYYSKVFPPTNTPGVTILDMCSSWVSHFPSGYKQERVVGLGMNEEELKRNPVLTEYVVQDLNENPTLPFEDNSFNIITNVVSVDYLTKPLDVFKEMRRTLKPGGLAIMSFSNRCFFTKAISIWTSTGDADHVMIVGSYFHYAGGFEPPQAVDISPNPGRSDPMYIVYSRKLSTT; encoded by the exons ATGATCCTATTAACTCACTTGTACCAAACTTGTAACATATTCATGAATATGACCAATTTTGTTGGACTTAGATTACCACTTTGTtattgttcttgttcttgttctttaTTAAACAATTGCAGTAGAGTGAATAAAGCTCCTCGTCGCATTTTATTGAGCTTTGGAGCATCTTCATTCTTCTCTCACTTTGTTCCTATGTCTCTTTCTATTTCTGGTGTCAAATCTTTCATTGCATCTGCCAGAATAACCGCTGGTCCTTCTGTCGATCAG ATACTCAACAATGTTCAATGGCCACAACACTTCCCCTTTAAAGACCAGGATTTCCAGCGCTATGATGA gTCATCAGATTCTGTGTTCTATGAAGCACCTCGATTCGTAACACACATTGATGACCCTGCAATTGCTGCTTTAACAAAGTATTACTCAAAGGTTTTCCCACCTACCAACACTCCTGGAGTAACCATTTTGGATATGTGTAGCAGTTGG GTCAGCCATTTTCCATCAGGATATAAGCAAGAACGAGTTGTCGGATTAGGCATGAATGAGGAAGAACTCAAGAGGAACCCG GTCCTCACCGAGTATGTCGTACAAGACTTAAATGAGAACCCTACACTCCCATTTGAAGATAATTCTTTCAACATCATCACTAATGTG GTTAGTGTTGATTACCTAACAAAGCCTCTTGATGTTTTCAAAGAGATGAGAAGGACTCTCAAACCAGGTGGATTGGCCATAATGAG CTTCTCAAACCGATGCTTCTTTACAAAGGCCATTTCTATATGGACTTCAACTGGAGATGCTGATCACGTTATGATTGTTGGGTCGTATTTTCATTATGCTGGAGGATTTGAACCTCCTCAG GCTGTGGATATATCTCCAAATCCCGGACGCTCTGATCCCATGTATATCGTTTACTCTAGGAAGCTCTCTACCACTTAA